A single window of Zea mays cultivar B73 chromosome 10, Zm-B73-REFERENCE-NAM-5.0, whole genome shotgun sequence DNA harbors:
- the LOC103642210 gene encoding transcription repressor OFP18 gives MVRKLALASLFFNASEGSQCLSSSASFSTAASWQWPSCTQARTRSFRGEIVSMRHVDTSSRREEQEGYKTSMNPAYVVHDCYSSSLSDSSAAPAEPAADEDEAIIHGLRSSTTRRLLFEPESTSSIVKKTKKEAAFSGATALAIESADPYGDFRRSMEEMVLSHGAGDDWAWLEEMLGWYLRANGKRTHGLIVGAFVDLLVALASSSAPSPAVCSSSLKQSSHLILEAAAEIE, from the coding sequence ATGGTCAGGAAGCTCGCGCTCGCCTCCCTCTTCTTCAACGCCAGCGAGGGAAGCCAGTGCCTTTCCTCCTCGGCCTCCTTCAGCACGGCGGCGTCGTGGCAGTGGCCGTCTTGCACGCAGGCGAGGACGCGCTCCTTCCGGGGCGAGATCGTGTCCATGCGCCACGTCGACACCAGCAGCAGGCGAGAGGAGCAGGAGGGGTACAAGACGAGCATGAACCCAGCCTACGTCGTCCACGACTGCTACTCCAGCTCCCTATCCGACTCCTCCGCGGCGCCAGCAGAGCCCGCTGCGGACGAGGACGAGGCCATCATCCACGGCCTCCGCTCGTCCACCACCCGTCGGCTCCTGTTCGAGCCCGAGTCCACGAGCTCCATCGTGAAGAAGACGAAAAAGGAGGCGGCGTTCAGCGGGGCCACGGCGCTGGCCATCGAGTCCGCCGATCCGTACGGTGACTTCCGGCGGTCCATGGAAGAGATGGTGCTGAGCCACGGCGCCGGCGACGACTGGGCCTGGCTCGAGGAGATGCTGGGCTGGTACCTCAGGGCCAACGGCAAGAGGACGCACGGCCTCATCGTCGGCGCCTTCGTTGACCTGCTCGTGGCGCTCGCCTCCTCCTCTGCTCCCTCTCCCGCCGTCTGCTCCTCCAGCTTGAAGCAGAGCAGCCATCTTATTCTTGAGGCTGCTGCCGAGATAGAGTGA